CCGTCCTCCAACTCGGTGCTCGAGCCCGTCACCAGCGCCATGCTGACTGGCGTCCCCGGCGTCACTGCGCATTTTTCGCGCTTTCGTGTCACCGAGATCGCACTCGACGCCGCGGCGCTCAGCCAATTTGACGCATCCGCAATGGTTCCTGCCGCGGACTTGCTGGCCGATGCCAGGGTCGACGCGATTGCCTGGAACGGCACCTCGGCGAGCTGGCTCGGGATCGGCCGCGACAGAAGCCTTTGTGAGGCGATCACGGCGCGCATGGGCGTGCCGACGACCACGTCGACGCTCGCCTGCATCGAGGCCGCGCGCGCGCTCGGCGCTGAACGTGTCGGCCTCGTGTCGCCATATACCGACGACGTGCAGCGACGGATCGGCGACGTCTGGACCGAGGAGGGGATCGCTCCGTTCACGGAGCGGCATCTCGGTCTGCGCGACAACTTTTCCTTCGGCGTGGTGGAACGCGCGACGATCGCGGGAATGATACGCGCGGTGGCGGCGGAGGGCGCCGATGCCGTCGTAATCCTCTGCACCAATCTCGATGGCGCCGCGCTTGCAGCCTCGCTCGAGCGGGAATT
This genomic stretch from Bradyrhizobium daqingense harbors:
- a CDS encoding maleate cis-trans isomerase family protein, whose protein sequence is MAMRKRLGMITPSSNSVLEPVTSAMLTGVPGVTAHFSRFRVTEIALDAAALSQFDASAMVPAADLLADARVDAIAWNGTSASWLGIGRDRSLCEAITARMGVPTTTSTLACIEAARALGAERVGLVSPYTDDVQRRIGDVWTEEGIAPFTERHLGLRDNFSFGVVERATIAGMIRAVAAEGADAVVILCTNLDGAALAASLERELNIAVLDSVAATLWRTLDLAGGDITGLARWGRLFQTSRVIK